The Clostridium sp. DL-VIII DNA window TCCATAATCAATTTGAGAACGGAGCATTTTAAAATGGTTTATAATTTCAGAATTTCCTATTACAAAAGAAACTCGAGCTCCAGTTATATTAAAAGATTTTGATAAAGAATAAAATTCAACCCCAACATCTTTAGCGCCCTCATGGGATAAGAATGAACCACCGATTTGTCCATCATAAACAATATCTGAATACGCATTATCATGTATTATGATAATGCTGTATTTCTTTGCAAAAGCTATTAATTCATCATAAAATTCAGATGTTCCACATGCGCAAACAGGATTTAGCGGATAAGATACAACCATAAACTTGGTTCTACGTAATATGTTTTCAGGAATAGATTTTAAATCTGGAAGGTAATTATTTTTTTTCAAAAGAGAATAATATTCTACATCTGCTCCAGAAAGGTAAGGTCCAATTTCAAAGATTGGATATCCTGGGTTTGGAACAAGAACAACATCTCCTTTGTTGCATAGAGAAAATCCAATATGTGTTAAGCCTTCTTGAGAACCATAGATAGACATAACTTCTTGTTCCGATATTTTAACATTAAATCTTTTCATATAATATTTACAAATAGCCTCTGATAATTCTGGTAGATCACCTAAGGAATATTTCCAATTATCAGGATTTTGTGCTGCTTCAACTAAGGCATCCATAACATGCTTGTCAGGTTTGAAATCAGGTGTACCAACAGATAAGTTAAATACTTTTTTTCCACTGGCAATAAGTTTTACTTTTTTCTCATCCAATAGATTGAAAATTCCTGTTTGAAAATAAGTTAGATTATTAGAAAATTCTATATTCATTTATAAAGCCCCCAAGTATTTGAAATAATGATTTATTATGTTTTTTACATTAATATTATATCACTGAGAAGCTTACTAGTATATATTGTCAAAATTTATTTAATATGTGAAAAAAAAAACTATGCTTTCAAATCACAAAATAAAGGTTTATAATAGTACCAAATACTAAATTCCAAATAATAACTTATAATATAATATATTGAATAAGATGAAATCATTTATCAATTTGTGAGGTGATGGTTATGCTAAACATTTTGAGTGGATAAATAATTATAATTAGAATGAAATACACTGTTAACTTTTTTTAATTATTTAAAAGCAATTTGAGAGGTTTGATAATAGTGAAAACAGAACAAGGATTAGTGATTGAGACTAGCAATGATATGGCAAAAATTAGAGTCGGGAGGCATAATGATTGTAAAAATTGCGGGGCTTGTCCTGGAAGCGACAGTATAATTATAAACGCAGATAATAAAATAGGAGCAAAACCTGGACAAAGGGTAAGTTTTGAGGTAAAGGAGACTAATGTTTTAAGTGCTGCCTTTATTGTTTTTGTTCTACCATTAATTGCTTTATTTATTGGCGTAATGGTAGGCGGTTTTTTAGGACAATATATTGGGGTAAATATCCGTATGCTTCAAATAATAGGCGGGATAATTGCTCTTATATTAGCTATTATTGCTGTGAAGATATTTGATAAAGCAGCTAACAAAAGCAAAAAGTCCCAGCCAGTAATTGTTCGTATTTTATAATATAATAATTTATTTTATAGAGGTTTGTGAGGCGAGTATAATGTTAAAAAGTTTTCTTGGAGGGATTCATCCTAAAGACAGTAAGAAATATAGCTCGGACAGAGCTATTGAAATTCCACCATTACCTGAAAAGGTAACCATCCCTATGAGCCAGCATATTGGTGCACCTTGTACGCCCTTAGTAAAAGCGGGAGATATGGTTAAAAAGGGACAAGCTATAGGCAGAAGTGATGCCTTTATGCATAGTCCAATTCATGCGTCTATTTCTGGGAAAGTTGTTGAAGTTGCTGAAAAACCGCATGCATCAAAAGGAACATGTCTATCAGTTGTAATTCAAAATGATGGGTTAGATGAATGGGTGGAAGGAATTCCATTGAATCGTGACTTTGAGCAGCTACAGGTTCAGGAAATTAAAGACATAATTAAAGATGCAGGAATAGTAGGAATGGGAGGTGCCACTTTTCCCACACATGTAAAGCTTTCCCCAAGTAAAGACAAAAAAATTGATGTTTTTATTTTAAATTCTGCAGAATGTGAACCGTACTTGACAGCAGATTACAGAATGATGCTTGAATATGCAGAACGTATAGTAACTGGTGTCAAAATTGTAATGAAAGTACTTGGAGTTAGTAAAGGTTTCGTGGGCATAGAAGATAATAAACCAGATGCTATAAAGATTATGAAGGAAGCTTTTAAAGGAACTTCGGTAGAAGTAACAGCGTTACCAACAAAGTATCCTCAAGGGGCAGAAAAAATGCTTATAAAAGTGCTTACTGGTCGTGAAGTGCCAACGGGAGGATTACCAATGGATGTTGGTGCAGTTGTGCAAAACGTTGGTACAACAGTTGCAATATGTAATGCAGTAGTAAATGGTATTCCATTAATAGAAAGAGTTACTACAGTTTCAGGTGATGCAATAAGCCAGCCTAAAAATCTTTTATTAAGGATAGGTACAAGTTTTAAAGATGTGATAGATTATTGTGAAGGCTTTAATACTACTCCGGAAAAAATAATTATGGGCGGGCCAATGATGGGAATTGCTCAATTTTCGTTAGATGTACCGGTAATTAAAGGAGTGTCTGGTATATTAGCTCTGAGTTCAGAAGCTGTTAATTCCGGAGAAGAATCTCCCTGTATTAGGTGTGGCAGATGTGTAAAAGCATGTCCTATGGGCTTAATACCAAGTATGCTAAGTATACTTGGTGAACGGCATAAGTTTGAAGAGGCTAAGGAAGAATACAGTTTATTCAATTGCATAGAATGTGGAAGTTGTGCTTATACGTGTCCTGCAAAAAGAAATATTGTACAGTATGTGAAATATTTAAAAGCACAAAATCAAGCATTGGCAGCAAAAAATAAATAGGGAGAAGGGATAAAATGAATTCTGAAATTAAAGCACACGAAATAGACACTGCAGGAAATGAAGTAAAAGAAACTAAAGATAATGGAATTAAAACAAAGGAAATAGAAGTAAAGGAAAGTCTATATACTGTATCAGCATCTCCACATATTCGCTGTGATGAATCAATTTCAAAAATAATGTGGAATGTAAATTTGGCATTAGCGCCTGCTGCTATTTTTGGAATATTTTATTTTGGTATTCCAGCATTTATAAACATGGCAGTTGGAGCAATTTCAGCAGTTGCATTTGAATACTTAGTCGAGAAATTTAGAAAAAAGAAAATCACAGCTTTTGATGGAAGTGCATTTCTAACTGGTCTTTTGCTGGCAATGTCCATTTCACCTAATGTACCACCTACTATGGTGATATTTGGATCATTTATAGCTATTGTAATAGCAAAGCATTCTATGGGAGGACTTGGTTTTAACATCTTTAATCCTGCTCATATTGGAAGAGCAGCTTTAATGGTGTCTTGGCCAGTTGCAATGACTACATGGACAAAGATGACAACGTCTGTGGATGCTGTTAGTAGTGCAACTCCACTGAACATATTAAAACAGCAAGGATATAGCAAATTAATTGAGACTTTTGGAAGTCGAGGAGAAATGTATAAAGCAATGCTTCTTGGCATGCGAAATGGATGTATTGGAGAGACATCAACTATATTACTTATAATTGGAGGCTTATATCTGATATACAAAGGTTACATCAGCTGGCAGGTTCCTGTTTGCATGATAGGAACAGTTGGAATTCTTACTTGGATTTTTGCATCTACAGGTTTATTTACTGGTGATCCATTATTTAATATGATGGCTGGAGGACTTATTATAGGATCCTTCTTTATGGCAACTGATATGGTTACTATTCCAATAACTATAAAGGGACAGATAATCTTTGCAGTAGGAGCTGGAGTAATAACTTCTTTAATAAGATTAATAGGAGGATATCCTGAAGGTGTTTGCTACTCAATATTGCTAATGAATGCAGTAACACCACTAATAGATCGTTTTGTAAAACCAAAAGAGTTTGGAGCAAGGGGGTAGTAAAATGTCAGAAGCAAAGGTTAAAGCTAGTAAAGAATATTCTATTTTTGAAATAGCAATAAATTTGATAATAACTTGTGTAGTGTCTGGATTAATATTAGGAATAGTATATTATGTTACAAATCCAATTGCTACTGCAAAAAAAGAAATATCAAAGCAGGAATCCATGAAAACATTGGTCAGTGATGCAGACAGTTTCAAAGCAATAGATGGGAAAGATCAATGGTTTGAAGCTGACAAAGGTGGAAAAGCAATTGCATATGTGGTTCCAGGTGAAAGTAAAGGGTATGGAGGAGAAATTAAAATGCTTGTAGCCGTTACTCCAGCTGGAGAGGTAATGGATTATAAAATATTATCACATAATGAAACACCAGGCCTTGGAGATAATGCTACAAAGCAGCCATTCAGAAGTGAATTTAAAGGAAAAAAAGAAGCAAATTTAGTAGTAACGAAAGATGCTTCTGATAAAGATGACATTCAAGCTATGACAGGAGCAACTATTTCATCTAGGGCAGTAACATTGGCTGTTAAAAATGCTGTACATGATGTGACAGAGTTTGCAGGAGGTAAGTAATATGAAAGAAAAGTGGAAAATTTTTAGCAAAGGTTTATATGATGAAAATCCAATATTTATGTTATGCTTAAGTCTTTGTCCTGCATTAGCAGTTACATCATCGGTAATAAATGGTTTGACCATGGGCTTGTGTGTAACATTTGTTATTACATCGAATAATGTAGTTGTATCACTCACAAGAAAATTTGTAAATCCAAAGGTTAGAGTGCCAGTTTACATTACCTTTATAGCTACTATAGTAACAGTGGTAGAGCTTGTGCTTCAGGCAATTTCTCCAGAATTGTATAGTGCTCTTGGAATTTATTTAGACTTAGTAGTTGTTTTTGCAATTATCTTAGCAAGAGCTGAAGTATTTGCATCAAAAAATAAAGTTTTTCCATCGTTTTTAGATGGATTTGGTATGGGATGTGGATTTACACTTGCTATGCTTTCAATATCTGTAATAAGAGAATTTTTTGGAAGTGGATCAATTCTTGGTTTTAAAATATTAGGTTCATGGTATAATGCACCTTTAATCATGATTTTACCAGCTGGAGCGTTTATACTAATTGGTTATATGATAGGTGCAATTAAGCTTCATAATGATCATAAAAATTAAAAGGGGGTAAGTATAATGAAAGAATATTTTACGCTTTTTATAGGTGCAGTACTTGTAAATAATTTTGTTCTAACAAAATTTTTAGGACTTTGTATATTCTTTGGAGTTTCTAAAAGTCTAAACGCTTCAATAGGAATGGGGATGGCAGTTACTTCAGTTATAACCTTAAGCTCAATGCTAGCTTGGGTGGTATATACTTTTGTACTTTTGCCATATAATTTAACATTCTTAACTACAATAGTATTTGTTATACTCATAGCAAGTTTTGTACAATTATTAGAGCTTATTATAAAAAAACAAGCACCTACTTTATATAGCATGTGGGGAATATATCTTCTTTTAATAGCAACAAACTGTATAGTGCTATCAGTTCCACTATTAAGTGTTGAATCAAACTACTCATTTGTTAAAAGCGTAGTTTTCTCAATAGGTTCAGGCATGGGATTTGCACTGGCATTGATACTTATGGCAAGTCTAAGAGAGAAACTGGTGTATGCAGATGTGCCAAAGACGCTTCAAGGAACAGGTATTGCTTTTATATTAGCAGGTATGTTAGCAATGGCATTCCTGGGATTTTCAGGAATGATATAAAGGAGATGAGGATGTAGTATGTTTACTTTAATAATGGTTATTGTAGTATTAGGTGGGCTTGGGATAGTCTTTGGTCTAGTTCTTGCCTTTGCTAATAAAAAATTTGCAATGGAAGTTAATCCGCTTATTCATGAAGTAGAGGATATCCTACCTAAGGGCCAATGTGGTGCATGTGGATATGCAGGTTGTGCAGCATATGCAGAGGCTGTAGTTATGAATGAAGAGGTTCCACCTAATTTATGTGTTCCAGGTAAAGATGCAGTGGCAAAACTTGTAGCAGAAATTACAGGAAAAAAGGCTGAAGACGTGGAACCAAGAGTAGCCCATGTAAGATGCAAGGGGTCAGCTGATAAGACAAAAGCAAATTACAATTATAAAGGAATAAAAGATTGTAAAGCTGCAAGCTTAATTCAAGGAGGCCCAAAAGGATGCCAGCATGGATGTATGGGATTTGGAACCTGTGTAAACAACTGTCCATTTGGAGCATTAACAATGGGTGAAAATGGACTACCAATCGTTAATGCTAATATATGTACTGGGTGTGGAAAATGTCAAGAAGTATGTCCTAAAAATGTTATAGAATTAATACCATCTAATGCAATTGTAGAAGTAAACTGCAATTCTAAAGACAAAGGTGCTGTAGCTAGAAAGCTTTGTAGTGCATCACCATGCCTTGGCTGCGGCATTTGTGCAAGAAACTGCAGCTATGGAGCAATTGAAGTTAAAAATAATCTAGCTATAGTGAATACAAATATATGTGTAGAAAAATGCAAAGAAGCTACATGTACAGCAAAATGTCCAACAGGAGCAATACAAATTGCCAGTGAAATAAGCATAATTAAAGAAGTAAGTACCTTATAATTATAGATAAGTAAATCAAAAGCTTGATTTATTGTTTGTAAGGTTTAGTTTATGCGAGTTAATGGGAAATCATAATAATTACAACTGAAAAAGGGATAAGTTAAAGGAGAAGCTTAAAGAGAAAGCTTGAGAGCCC harbors:
- the rnfB gene encoding RnfABCDGE type electron transport complex subunit B, with translation MFTLIMVIVVLGGLGIVFGLVLAFANKKFAMEVNPLIHEVEDILPKGQCGACGYAGCAAYAEAVVMNEEVPPNLCVPGKDAVAKLVAEITGKKAEDVEPRVAHVRCKGSADKTKANYNYKGIKDCKAASLIQGGPKGCQHGCMGFGTCVNNCPFGALTMGENGLPIVNANICTGCGKCQEVCPKNVIELIPSNAIVEVNCNSKDKGAVARKLCSASPCLGCGICARNCSYGAIEVKNNLAIVNTNICVEKCKEATCTAKCPTGAIQIASEISIIKEVSTL
- a CDS encoding RnfABCDGE type electron transport complex subunit G, which produces MSEAKVKASKEYSIFEIAINLIITCVVSGLILGIVYYVTNPIATAKKEISKQESMKTLVSDADSFKAIDGKDQWFEADKGGKAIAYVVPGESKGYGGEIKMLVAVTPAGEVMDYKILSHNETPGLGDNATKQPFRSEFKGKKEANLVVTKDASDKDDIQAMTGATISSRAVTLAVKNAVHDVTEFAGGK
- a CDS encoding aminotransferase class I/II-fold pyridoxal phosphate-dependent enzyme, whose product is MNIEFSNNLTYFQTGIFNLLDEKKVKLIASGKKVFNLSVGTPDFKPDKHVMDALVEAAQNPDNWKYSLGDLPELSEAICKYYMKRFNVKISEQEVMSIYGSQEGLTHIGFSLCNKGDVVLVPNPGYPIFEIGPYLSGADVEYYSLLKKNNYLPDLKSIPENILRRTKFMVVSYPLNPVCACGTSEFYDELIAFAKKYSIIIIHDNAYSDIVYDGQIGGSFLSHEGAKDVGVEFYSLSKSFNITGARVSFVIGNSEIINHFKMLRSQIDYGIFLPIQHAAIAALTGPQDSVKKHCREYEKRRNALCRGLTSIGWKAPDSKGTMFAWAPIPPKYTSSYEFCMDLMDKTGVICTPGSAFGSLGEGYVRFALVLPVDEINEAISRIKESNILY
- a CDS encoding SoxR reducing system RseC family protein; translated protein: MKTEQGLVIETSNDMAKIRVGRHNDCKNCGACPGSDSIIINADNKIGAKPGQRVSFEVKETNVLSAAFIVFVLPLIALFIGVMVGGFLGQYIGVNIRMLQIIGGIIALILAIIAVKIFDKAANKSKKSQPVIVRIL
- the rsxC gene encoding electron transport complex subunit RsxC, with translation MLKSFLGGIHPKDSKKYSSDRAIEIPPLPEKVTIPMSQHIGAPCTPLVKAGDMVKKGQAIGRSDAFMHSPIHASISGKVVEVAEKPHASKGTCLSVVIQNDGLDEWVEGIPLNRDFEQLQVQEIKDIIKDAGIVGMGGATFPTHVKLSPSKDKKIDVFILNSAECEPYLTADYRMMLEYAERIVTGVKIVMKVLGVSKGFVGIEDNKPDAIKIMKEAFKGTSVEVTALPTKYPQGAEKMLIKVLTGREVPTGGLPMDVGAVVQNVGTTVAICNAVVNGIPLIERVTTVSGDAISQPKNLLLRIGTSFKDVIDYCEGFNTTPEKIIMGGPMMGIAQFSLDVPVIKGVSGILALSSEAVNSGEESPCIRCGRCVKACPMGLIPSMLSILGERHKFEEAKEEYSLFNCIECGSCAYTCPAKRNIVQYVKYLKAQNQALAAKNK
- a CDS encoding RnfABCDGE type electron transport complex subunit D, with the protein product MNSEIKAHEIDTAGNEVKETKDNGIKTKEIEVKESLYTVSASPHIRCDESISKIMWNVNLALAPAAIFGIFYFGIPAFINMAVGAISAVAFEYLVEKFRKKKITAFDGSAFLTGLLLAMSISPNVPPTMVIFGSFIAIVIAKHSMGGLGFNIFNPAHIGRAALMVSWPVAMTTWTKMTTSVDAVSSATPLNILKQQGYSKLIETFGSRGEMYKAMLLGMRNGCIGETSTILLIIGGLYLIYKGYISWQVPVCMIGTVGILTWIFASTGLFTGDPLFNMMAGGLIIGSFFMATDMVTIPITIKGQIIFAVGAGVITSLIRLIGGYPEGVCYSILLMNAVTPLIDRFVKPKEFGARG
- the rsxE gene encoding electron transport complex subunit RsxE; its protein translation is MKEKWKIFSKGLYDENPIFMLCLSLCPALAVTSSVINGLTMGLCVTFVITSNNVVVSLTRKFVNPKVRVPVYITFIATIVTVVELVLQAISPELYSALGIYLDLVVVFAIILARAEVFASKNKVFPSFLDGFGMGCGFTLAMLSISVIREFFGSGSILGFKILGSWYNAPLIMILPAGAFILIGYMIGAIKLHNDHKN
- a CDS encoding RnfABCDGE type electron transport complex subunit A; its protein translation is MKEYFTLFIGAVLVNNFVLTKFLGLCIFFGVSKSLNASIGMGMAVTSVITLSSMLAWVVYTFVLLPYNLTFLTTIVFVILIASFVQLLELIIKKQAPTLYSMWGIYLLLIATNCIVLSVPLLSVESNYSFVKSVVFSIGSGMGFALALILMASLREKLVYADVPKTLQGTGIAFILAGMLAMAFLGFSGMI